DNA from Streptomyces luteogriseus:
GGACTCGGATCGATGATGTGGACACCAAGGGCCGCCTTCTCCCCCTCATCATCTGGGAACGCCTCGCCGGCTCTTGTGCCGCACGTCTGGCACAGGGAGTCCACCGCTTCGATGGCTTCGCGGCGGCGAGTGGCGGAGACTCGCGCCCGTGACCGTTGTTCCGGTTGCTCGCCAAGGTCGATCCGGGTGCCGATCGCTGTGAGTCGGTACTCGTCGGGCTGGAGGTGTGGGTCGGTTTTGTAGTTGTCGATCTGCCAGCCCAGTTCGCGTAGATCACGCATACGGCGATCTACCTGAGCCACGCCGGGGACGCCTTCGAAGAGCTCAAGCTTCTTGAACACCTTGCCTTCCCCCTTGGACGCGAGGAATTCGGCGACCCGCACCTT
Protein-coding regions in this window:
- a CDS encoding HNH endonuclease, which produces MAGERTVRRSSKVRVAEFLASKGEGKVFKKLELFEGVPGVAQVDRRMRDLRELGWQIDNYKTDPHLQPDEYRLTAIGTRIDLGEQPEQRSRARVSATRRREAIEAVDSLCQTCGTRAGEAFPDDEGEKAALGVHIIDPSPPASTELSNLRVECQRCSRGSGTGRPLPTREEILERASNLSSRADKRRLYRLMQSGRPERDEVERVFVEWLRLGQGDRVDVMLKLAGALIEED